From Spiroplasma eriocheiris, the proteins below share one genomic window:
- a CDS encoding adenine phosphoribosyltransferase produces MDLKKYIIDIPDFPQQGIIFKDITPLLNNAAAFKSVIDEMVAYAHEVGATVILAPEARGFLFGPAVSYAANLRFIPVRKPDKLPRATVKAKYALEYGTNILEIHAGDLQPNDKVLIIDDVLATGGTAKAICELVTDQQAQVVGMMFLIELTFLNGSDQLKDYPHRAIIEY; encoded by the coding sequence ATGGATTTAAAAAAATATATTATTGATATCCCTGATTTTCCACAGCAAGGAATTATTTTCAAAGATATTACGCCATTATTAAATAATGCAGCTGCTTTTAAATCAGTAATTGATGAGATGGTTGCATATGCTCATGAAGTAGGCGCAACTGTTATTTTAGCGCCCGAAGCGCGCGGGTTCTTATTTGGACCGGCTGTTAGTTATGCAGCCAATTTACGATTTATTCCTGTTCGTAAACCCGATAAATTACCCCGCGCGACAGTGAAAGCTAAATATGCTTTAGAATACGGAACTAATATTTTAGAAATTCATGCTGGGGATTTACAACCCAATGATAAAGTATTAATCATTGATGATGTCTTAGCGACGGGGGGAACGGCCAAAGCAATTTGTGAGTTAGTAACTGACCAACAAGCGCAAGTGGTTGGAATGATGTTTTTAATTGAGTTAACTTTTTTAAATGGTAGTGACCAATTAAAAGATTATCCCCACCGTGCTATTATTGAATATTAA
- the hpf gene encoding ribosome hibernation-promoting factor, HPF/YfiA family: MKYTIRGKNLEVTQAMQDHIKTVFDKLEKYSQVSPNDIVQMDIEFYKENQVHINCSIDIKGKNNFLKAEVTTDDFYKGVEQASKKMEDQIRRIKDKTYHGNGKKVESFAHAIEEEDNDFIEIDDD, from the coding sequence ATGAAATATACTATTAGAGGCAAAAATCTTGAAGTAACTCAAGCAATGCAAGATCATATTAAAACAGTATTTGATAAATTAGAAAAATATAGTCAAGTATCTCCTAATGATATAGTTCAAATGGATATTGAATTTTATAAAGAAAATCAAGTCCACATTAATTGTTCAATTGATATAAAAGGAAAAAATAACTTCTTAAAAGCAGAAGTAACTACCGATGACTTTTATAAAGGTGTTGAACAAGCATCCAAAAAAATGGAAGATCAAATTCGTCGCATTAAAGACAAAACTTATCATGGGAATGGGAAAAAAGTTGAGTCCTTTGCTCATGCGATTGAAGAAGAAGACAATGATTTTATTGAAATCGATGATGATTAA
- a CDS encoding APC family permease: MQKPKTTKKFSLGYFIWMGCNYVISIGFLGNFAVLSNLDRRDAIGIHVLWLIPLLGFVVGMCAYACAKLARVHHSHNNGGAYIYVRTSCGRFWGIFVAFMQYVSLPFLITFQILNLIRTSFGAEWVSTISRDSAGHITNIVVPWYAANWGSFGDLWLDLIGIIIYLIFSFVIFGGLKLYKKITNSMGIIRYVTAGLLILAGLVLACQHGNANLHYWTTNSHGTLNGYIKAFNSCFYFFTGFEIFATTGRNIAYAKRNISWGIIIVLLLNILTHVVIALIFFAAFRSFYQNMNMGTWNGFHNPIILIGGAVMMIISTIALKINLVVQDNLYGGTSLQPLAREGFLPTSLKKLNRDGLPTRAIRLNIVLTLGIIFIWLIIPDLIKGITLTCQDGFMCTLQDNLRYPQPLNVSSLTASSSAITIFIYLMVIFVVLKLGLQQKLKMRMWEWIIFPVISVILGVTLFWHYYSLIHDLVILQGAQFNSKLIGVVVELFFISGVSLFIIIWYFTYYHRQYHHRLQTNPAYQTWLNQEFMLIDDWNFVQTKICKILSDYLNRHENINRDCQSHRRVLLQLRHKLRCDLDQHQQLEEQENEKDYEE, translated from the coding sequence ATGCAAAAACCAAAAACAACAAAAAAATTTAGTTTAGGCTATTTTATTTGAATGGGATGTAATTATGTTATTAGTATTGGCTTTTTAGGTAATTTTGCGGTCTTATCAAACCTTGATCGCCGGGATGCAATTGGGATTCATGTGCTATGATTAATTCCACTACTCGGTTTTGTGGTGGGAATGTGTGCTTATGCATGTGCGAAATTGGCTCGTGTTCATCATTCCCATAATAATGGGGGAGCCTATATTTATGTGCGAACTAGCTGTGGGCGGTTCTGAGGGATCTTTGTTGCTTTTATGCAGTATGTTTCCTTACCATTTTTGATTACTTTTCAAATCTTAAATTTAATTCGTACTAGTTTTGGGGCGGAATGGGTTTCCACCATTTCCCGAGATAGTGCAGGACACATTACCAATATTGTAGTTCCTTGGTATGCTGCTAACTGGGGATCATTTGGGGATTTATGACTAGACTTAATTGGGATTATTATTTATCTAATTTTTTCCTTTGTTATTTTTGGAGGTTTAAAATTATATAAAAAAATTACCAATAGTATGGGCATTATTCGCTATGTGACAGCGGGGTTATTAATTTTAGCAGGGTTAGTATTAGCGTGTCAGCATGGAAATGCTAACTTACATTATTGAACTACTAATAGTCACGGAACGCTAAATGGTTATATCAAAGCTTTTAATTCTTGTTTTTATTTCTTTACCGGGTTTGAAATTTTTGCTACGACCGGGCGGAATATTGCTTATGCAAAACGAAATATTAGCTGAGGGATTATTATTGTGTTATTGCTCAATATTCTAACCCATGTTGTCATTGCGCTGATTTTTTTTGCAGCTTTTCGCTCATTTTATCAAAATATGAACATGGGAACTTGAAATGGTTTTCACAATCCCATTATTCTGATTGGGGGTGCTGTGATGATGATTATTAGTACCATCGCCTTGAAAATAAACCTTGTTGTTCAGGATAATTTGTATGGGGGAACGAGTTTGCAACCTTTAGCCCGCGAAGGTTTTTTACCGACTTCTTTAAAAAAATTAAATCGTGATGGCTTACCAACACGGGCAATTCGGTTAAATATTGTGCTAACGTTAGGAATTATTTTTATTTGGTTAATTATTCCGGATCTGATTAAAGGAATTACCTTAACTTGTCAGGATGGTTTTATGTGCACTCTCCAAGATAATCTTCGTTATCCCCAGCCATTAAATGTTTCAAGTTTAACTGCTTCTTCATCAGCAATTACAATTTTTATTTATTTGATGGTTATTTTTGTGGTCTTAAAATTAGGTCTCCAACAAAAACTAAAAATGCGAATGTGAGAATGAATTATTTTTCCTGTTATTAGTGTTATTTTGGGTGTTACATTATTTTGACATTATTATTCATTAATTCATGATTTAGTAATTCTCCAGGGGGCTCAATTTAATAGTAAACTAATTGGCGTTGTGGTTGAATTATTTTTTATTAGTGGTGTTAGCTTATTTATTATAATTTGGTATTTTACTTATTATCATCGCCAATATCATCATCGTTTGCAAACTAATCCGGCGTATCAAACTTGGTTAAATCAAGAATTTATGTTAATTGATGATTGAAACTTCGTACAAACTAAAATTTGTAAAATCCTGAGTGATTATTTAAACCGTCATGAAAATATCAACAGGGATTGTCAGAGTCACCGGCGCGTTCTTTTGCAATTAAGACATAAATTACGTTGTGATCTTGACCAGCACCAGCAATTAGAAGAACAGGAAAATGAAAAAGATTATGAAGAATAA
- a CDS encoding YebC/PmpR family DNA-binding transcriptional regulator has protein sequence MAGHSQFANIKHRKDAQDAKRAKIFIKIAKEISVAVKKGGPNIESNPSLRLVLEKARANNMPKDNYEKVIKKAAGETATDNYEEVRYEGYGPNGVAVIVDCLTDNRNRTAANVRSYFTKKGGSLGQTNSVAYLFERKGIIAFSNDQLREDEVLEWLLETEAEDLQVENNNFIITTAPDKLMHVKKFLAEVKKINDFDVVEITMNPTQFVEVDSSTKEKVEGLINLLEEDDDVQQVYHNAQWD, from the coding sequence ATGGCAGGACATTCACAATTTGCTAATATTAAGCACCGAAAAGATGCCCAAGATGCTAAACGCGCTAAAATTTTTATTAAAATTGCCAAGGAAATTAGTGTGGCAGTTAAAAAAGGAGGACCAAATATTGAATCTAACCCTTCGTTACGGTTAGTATTAGAAAAAGCTCGTGCAAATAATATGCCTAAGGATAATTATGAAAAGGTAATCAAAAAAGCGGCCGGAGAAACAGCGACCGATAATTATGAAGAAGTTCGTTATGAAGGTTATGGTCCAAACGGAGTGGCAGTGATTGTTGATTGTTTAACGGATAATCGCAACCGAACAGCGGCGAATGTTCGTAGTTATTTTACTAAAAAAGGTGGGAGTCTCGGACAAACAAATTCGGTGGCTTATTTATTTGAACGCAAAGGGATTATTGCCTTTAGCAATGACCAACTTCGTGAAGATGAAGTGCTAGAATGATTATTAGAAACGGAAGCCGAAGATTTACAAGTGGAAAATAATAATTTTATTATTACAACCGCCCCGGATAAATTAATGCATGTGAAAAAGTTCCTAGCCGAAGTAAAAAAGATTAATGACTTTGATGTGGTGGAAATTACCATGAATCCGACTCAATTTGTTGAAGTGGATAGTAGTACCAAAGAAAAAGTTGAAGGATTAATTAATTTATTAGAAGAAGATGATGATGTTCAACAAGTCTATCATAATGCCCAATGGGATTAA
- a CDS encoding protein translocase SecDF, variant type has protein sequence MKEKQQVKTIKKPVNRKVLTKLIVRIFVLLILTCAMIVGAVFSGEIFSYSYKLGIAYSGGYQVQINVFDTTVENPDGTPNGDNKKGLDLLRNKLDPLNNSNLYLQTLGHNGLELIAGKDLFKSYADLKTDIQRLGAIYLMKGDGTDLLVSDKERTPLSDVISGAEAGIDKTRHPIINLNIKDQAKWDAIIKSLTPSQGSPEPLYIWTDIGQFIDELRHDTDNIQAIATNFNVNILPNLSGTDNINVRSIFDVSYKDAGQGGIIVYRNLLDLATSGMSHPELVKVMQEDSFRFTTVSLDKLVIDPNDKKAIKNQYIDPLRKYLTGIINYTPQLKDKYKKYIINYNAINKGTTPGLNSNQIATSTDTEARTISNLVNGGLSGLKFVVRGHTTIPPVVSRNILNVSMIVLGIIAAAICVYLLIYYRLFGFVAILTLAFTIILTLYFSSLLGVQISPESIAAVIIAFGIALEGNLLLFSRYKRERYQNGLPYEPAMKIANKQTVAVFVDALVVLLVLGLSLFWAGTNNIKSFATILLVALIISLVMVFAVARIMYWIIIKLRWQEKVTWLDIPRFSLLTYFQQKKHPHQVVNGEAQLLSDRFFALPTTDANEAAPNVPDQSKKPHKLRFKPKFSLYNITKYSPIVGIILIIIALIIGFAGKANIDSTIKPGTNITVASDIWRHRDDATAEIQEMTQELKHLQATRGYNFSFNLYVIKADDMSMGQQLLVISTNISGSNFARELLSSIAGYYGLTPEDPVFNLEKTSPVMETYILKTAGISLAIGIACIFVYTLFRLDWAQFIGILCAAVFTLAVSVSIVVIAHILLTFEMSIAFIAIFGFAWAMGAIVMARAKQNKKLVNIKEYETFFTYMSEHRAQVRRLRRAKKVYMQEEIKKLMIANPNLKQKEVKKEFAEHLKTQWKIAKDLAAKNKKEIKLINKEFRKYNYTHNFLQKIANLTIKQMLRHCLTLGAIFAIILIILAAFSGSVFGFNITVFIGLAIGMFSVLFLAIPIWVALEKYRALNKIRVKNYLDSQRVEIDEQIVAGVND, from the coding sequence GTGAAAGAAAAACAACAAGTAAAGACAATAAAAAAACCAGTTAATAGAAAGGTTTTAACAAAATTAATTGTTAGAATTTTTGTCTTATTAATTTTAACGTGTGCGATGATCGTAGGCGCCGTTTTTTCAGGTGAAATTTTTTCTTATTCTTATAAATTAGGAATTGCTTATTCGGGAGGTTATCAAGTTCAAATTAATGTTTTTGATACTACTGTTGAAAACCCCGATGGAACCCCCAACGGAGATAATAAAAAAGGCCTAGACTTATTACGTAACAAACTTGACCCGTTAAATAATTCTAACTTATATTTGCAAACATTAGGGCATAATGGGTTAGAATTAATTGCCGGGAAGGATTTATTTAAGTCTTATGCTGATTTAAAAACCGATATTCAACGGTTAGGAGCCATTTATTTAATGAAAGGGGATGGCACTGACTTACTGGTTAGTGATAAAGAACGTACACCGTTAAGCGATGTTATCTCGGGAGCGGAAGCTGGGATTGATAAAACTCGCCACCCAATTATTAATTTAAATATTAAAGACCAGGCTAAATGAGATGCTATTATTAAAAGTTTAACTCCAAGTCAAGGTTCACCCGAACCATTATATATTTGAACGGATATTGGCCAATTTATTGATGAATTACGCCATGATACGGATAATATTCAAGCGATAGCCACTAATTTTAATGTTAATATTTTACCCAACCTAAGTGGAACTGATAATATCAATGTTCGTAGTATTTTTGATGTTAGTTATAAAGATGCTGGACAAGGGGGAATTATTGTCTATCGAAACTTACTAGATTTAGCAACTAGTGGAATGAGTCATCCTGAATTAGTTAAAGTAATGCAAGAAGATAGTTTCCGTTTTACCACTGTTTCCTTAGACAAACTAGTAATTGATCCCAATGATAAAAAAGCAATTAAAAATCAATACATTGACCCGTTACGAAAATATTTAACTGGAATTATTAACTATACCCCACAATTAAAAGATAAATATAAAAAATACATTATTAACTATAATGCTATTAATAAAGGAACAACACCAGGCTTAAATTCCAACCAAATTGCGACTTCGACTGATACTGAAGCACGAACAATTAGTAACTTGGTGAATGGGGGCTTAAGTGGGTTAAAATTTGTTGTTCGTGGTCATACTACAATTCCGCCAGTTGTTTCACGTAACATTTTAAATGTTTCAATGATTGTATTAGGAATTATTGCCGCGGCGATTTGTGTTTATTTATTAATTTACTATCGCTTGTTTGGGTTTGTCGCAATTCTAACCTTAGCCTTTACTATTATTTTAACTTTATACTTCTCATCTTTATTAGGAGTCCAAATTTCTCCGGAAAGTATCGCCGCTGTTATTATCGCCTTTGGCATCGCCTTAGAAGGAAATCTTTTGTTATTTTCGCGTTATAAGCGTGAGCGTTATCAAAATGGTTTACCTTATGAACCAGCGATGAAAATTGCCAATAAACAAACGGTTGCTGTTTTTGTGGATGCCTTAGTTGTCTTATTAGTATTAGGATTATCATTATTCTGAGCAGGGACTAACAATATTAAATCATTTGCCACAATCTTGCTAGTTGCTTTAATAATATCGTTAGTAATGGTCTTTGCTGTGGCTCGTATTATGTACTGGATTATTATTAAACTTCGTTGACAAGAAAAAGTAACATGGTTAGATATTCCCCGCTTTTCATTGTTGACTTATTTCCAACAAAAAAAACATCCCCACCAAGTTGTAAATGGGGAAGCCCAGTTACTAAGTGATCGCTTTTTTGCCTTACCAACAACGGATGCTAACGAAGCAGCCCCAAATGTACCAGACCAATCAAAAAAACCGCACAAGTTACGGTTCAAACCAAAATTTTCATTATATAATATTACTAAATATTCACCAATTGTGGGAATCATCTTAATTATCATTGCTTTAATTATTGGTTTTGCTGGCAAAGCAAATATTGATAGTACGATTAAACCAGGAACTAATATTACCGTGGCTAGTGATATTTGACGTCATCGCGATGATGCCACCGCGGAAATTCAAGAGATGACCCAAGAATTAAAACATTTACAAGCAACGCGTGGTTATAATTTTAGTTTTAATTTATATGTTATTAAAGCCGATGATATGTCAATGGGTCAACAATTATTAGTTATTAGTACTAATATTTCTGGAAGTAATTTTGCCCGTGAATTGTTATCATCAATTGCAGGATATTATGGCCTAACCCCCGAGGATCCAGTCTTTAACTTAGAAAAAACATCACCGGTAATGGAAACCTACATCTTAAAAACAGCGGGAATTAGTTTAGCAATTGGAATTGCCTGCATCTTTGTTTATACATTATTCCGATTAGACTGAGCACAATTTATTGGAATTTTATGTGCGGCTGTCTTTACCTTAGCAGTTAGTGTTTCAATTGTGGTCATTGCTCATATTCTTTTAACCTTTGAAATGAGTATTGCCTTTATTGCAATCTTTGGTTTTGCGTGAGCAATGGGAGCGATTGTAATGGCTCGGGCAAAACAAAATAAAAAACTGGTTAATATTAAAGAATATGAAACTTTCTTTACATATATGAGTGAACACCGTGCTCAAGTTCGTCGTTTACGCCGTGCAAAAAAAGTTTATATGCAAGAAGAAATTAAAAAATTAATGATTGCCAACCCAAATTTAAAACAAAAAGAAGTGAAGAAAGAATTTGCTGAACATTTAAAAACCCAATGAAAAATTGCAAAAGATTTAGCAGCTAAAAATAAAAAAGAAATTAAATTAATTAACAAAGAATTTCGTAAGTATAATTATACGCATAACTTTTTACAAAAAATTGCTAATTTAACAATTAAACAAATGCTACGCCATTGTTTAACCCTAGGGGCCATCTTTGCAATTATTTTAATTATCTTAGCAGCCTTTTCAGGAAGTGTCTTTGGCTTTAACATTACTGTCTTCATTGGTTTAGCAATTGGAATGTTTAGTGTGTTATTCTTGGCGATTCCTATTTGAGTAGCGTTAGAAAAATACCGGGCATTAAATAAAATTCGGGTTAAAAATTATTTGGATTCACAGCGAGTTGAAATTGATGAACAGATTGTTGCTGGTGTTAATGACTAG
- the ruvA gene encoding Holliday junction branch migration protein RuvA, whose translation MIKMYSYLKGIVRQIKDHQILLEINNYGYEITLITPKEISLHEQDLLQVYTCLINNEFAAYQWFGFYNLETKKLFLDLLTIPTIGLKTAYNVLTQVGVDQLLSYVKENNIETLSKLKGIKSHTARILIMHLQKIYFRKEYNNLQNSVIDCLKTLGYSLPIIYKAINESNHHCDNLDQYLKQVLQKASSYVYL comes from the coding sequence ATGATCAAAATGTATAGTTATTTAAAAGGCATTGTTCGCCAAATTAAAGACCACCAAATTTTATTAGAAATTAATAATTATGGGTATGAAATTACGTTAATTACTCCCAAAGAAATTAGCCTGCATGAACAGGACCTTTTACAAGTCTACACTTGTTTGATTAATAACGAATTTGCTGCTTACCAGTGATTTGGTTTTTATAATTTAGAAACTAAAAAACTGTTTTTAGATTTATTAACAATACCAACAATTGGTTTAAAAACAGCTTATAATGTGTTGACCCAGGTAGGAGTGGACCAGTTATTAAGTTATGTTAAGGAAAATAACATTGAAACTTTGAGTAAGTTAAAAGGAATCAAGTCTCATACCGCTCGGATTTTAATTATGCACTTGCAAAAAATTTATTTTCGCAAGGAATATAACAATCTACAAAATAGTGTGATTGATTGTTTAAAAACACTTGGTTATTCACTCCCAATTATTTATAAAGCAATTAATGAAAGTAACCATCATTGTGATAATCTTGACCAATATTTAAAGCAAGTTCTGCAAAAAGCGAGTTCCTATGTCTACTTATAA
- a CDS encoding DJ-1 family glyoxalase III: protein MKFALFLAPGFEEGEAIITTDVLRRGGLQVELISITNDLEVKSAHDVIIKADKLLADVKYEQYIGYILPGGRVGVENLMKSEMVKDWLIRANQEEKTIAAVCAAPQILGHLGILDNREATSYPGCTSGMEKAIYNDEMTAITDGHIITGASVGSTMNFALAIADKILGAEKVLALQNELVIRD from the coding sequence ATGAAATTTGCATTATTTTTAGCGCCTGGTTTTGAAGAAGGCGAAGCAATTATTACAACTGATGTTTTACGACGTGGAGGGTTACAGGTGGAGTTAATTAGTATTACTAATGATTTAGAAGTAAAATCAGCTCATGATGTTATTATTAAAGCTGATAAATTGTTAGCGGATGTTAAATATGAACAATATATTGGTTATATTCTTCCCGGGGGTCGTGTTGGGGTTGAAAATTTAATGAAAAGTGAAATGGTTAAGGACTGGTTAATTCGCGCTAACCAGGAAGAAAAAACCATTGCTGCTGTTTGTGCCGCGCCCCAAATTTTAGGACATCTAGGAATTTTAGATAACCGCGAAGCAACAAGTTATCCAGGGTGCACAAGTGGAATGGAAAAAGCAATTTACAATGATGAAATGACCGCCATTACCGATGGGCATATTATTACCGGTGCTTCAGTCGGATCAACAATGAATTTTGCCTTAGCAATTGCCGACAAAATATTAGGAGCGGAAAAAGTTTTGGCTTTACAAAATGAATTAGTAATTCGCGATTAA
- the ruvB gene encoding Holliday junction branch migration DNA helicase RuvB — translation MSTYNFRPQTFAQYIGQEQIKKNLTLAIAASKLKQEPLDHIIIAGASGLGKTSLAYLIAKMTNSELHILHGPNLQKPSDLISCLTQLHDYEIVFIDEIHSIAKEVGEILYPVLEDNKLNLVIGKDYNTRVINLDLPKFTLIGATTLVHQLPGPLLNRFLHHFYLSPYQPAEICQILATTMEKYHLILAADVIAYLATFTRNNPRQAVNLLKHVYDYSLVVNKTNLTLPEVQDILTNLNYAPAGLNRLEINYLLTINELFGTQPVGLVSLSQVINEPLLTITNVIEPYLLQQGFLLKTPRGRVLTSSGLAIIAQLRKKTW, via the coding sequence ATGTCTACTTATAATTTTCGCCCGCAAACTTTTGCCCAATATATCGGTCAAGAACAAATTAAAAAGAATCTAACCCTTGCCATTGCGGCGAGCAAGTTAAAACAAGAACCCCTTGACCACATCATTATTGCGGGAGCTAGCGGGTTAGGAAAAACAAGTTTGGCCTATTTAATTGCTAAGATGACTAATAGTGAATTGCATATTCTGCACGGTCCAAATTTACAAAAACCAAGTGATTTAATTAGTTGTTTAACCCAGTTGCACGACTATGAAATTGTTTTTATTGATGAAATTCATTCAATCGCCAAAGAAGTTGGGGAAATTTTATACCCGGTATTAGAAGATAATAAACTAAACTTAGTGATTGGGAAAGATTATAATACTCGTGTTATTAATCTCGACTTGCCAAAGTTTACCCTCATTGGGGCGACCACCCTAGTACATCAATTGCCGGGTCCGTTATTAAACCGCTTTCTCCACCATTTTTATCTTAGTCCTTACCAACCAGCAGAAATTTGTCAAATTCTTGCCACAACGATGGAAAAGTACCACCTTATTTTAGCAGCTGATGTGATTGCTTATCTTGCTACTTTTACACGCAATAACCCTCGACAGGCGGTAAACTTGTTAAAACATGTCTATGACTATAGTTTAGTTGTCAATAAAACCAACCTTACTTTACCAGAAGTGCAAGACATTTTAACTAATTTAAATTATGCGCCCGCCGGGTTAAACCGCTTAGAAATTAATTATTTATTAACAATTAACGAGCTTTTTGGCACCCAGCCGGTCGGCTTGGTTTCCCTAAGTCAAGTTATTAATGAACCATTATTAACAATTACCAATGTAATTGAACCTTATTTATTACAACAGGGCTTTTTGTTGAAAACGCCCCGGGGCCGTGTTTTAACTAGCAGTGGTTTAGCAATTATTGCCCAATTACGCAAAAAAACCTGATAA